The Vicugna pacos chromosome 32, VicPac4, whole genome shotgun sequence genomic sequence TCGGTgccatttttccacatccttgacaAGGTAGGGTATGTCATTCTTTAGCTTGGCCAATACGATGGGCGTATATGCTTTCTAGGGCCACCAGAACAGATTACCACAAACCAagtggctgaaaacaacagacATCTATTATCTCCCAGTTCTAGAGGATAGAATTCTAAAATCAAGGTTTCAGCAGGGGCACAGTCCCTCTGAAGTTTTAAGcaaagaatccttccttgcccctTCCCTTGCTTCTGGAGGTTGCTGGCAATCTCTGGCACTCCTTGGCCTGTGAAAGCTCAACTcctttgtctgtctctctcttcacatggccttcttacaaaacaccagtcactggatttagTGCCCACCCCAATCCgttatgacctcatcttaatgtaactaattacatctaccatgaccctatttccaaataggtcatcctgaggttctgggtggacacTACTCAATCccataaaataggaaaaacagGGTTTATTGTTACTTTAATGGTCGGCTCTTATTGAAAggaaacacacagacacaaccTCAAAGCCCAGAAATGCTGATGACAAACAATGGGACACCTTAACACAGAATGGCTTAGGAACAGGCTTGCTTGTTGGGCTGAGTCAGACTGTGCCCCACCTGAGGCAGGTGATCAGCTAAGCACTTCTAAGCCTGCTGCCCTGAGCTCGTCATCAGGTACTCGAGAATAACACAGGGTAACTCTTTGAGAACGTTCCCTGCTTTATTGTTTTTCACCAGCACCATGCCCTCAAATGGCTGGGAAAAGGGCAATGTAAGTGGCACTCTTCAACCCTGAGTTATCCTCTATGTGATGCTGAAATCATTCTTAGAAGTCTTAGAATAACCTCTACTTTTGTTCAAGTTTTGATTTGGCCCCCAGAGCCGTGCTACCTTTGGCAGGTCATAATTTCTCTAGGCCCTGACTTGATCAAGATAGGCCTCAGGTAGGACAAAGTGGGCAATTCCTAGGGTCTCTCCTGTCCCTGCCTGGGTTCACCAACCTGCCTCTTCTAGCCCCGTTAGTTGCCAGACGATGATCCAGCTCTGGCCAAATCATGCCAGGTTCCAGGTGAAAGTTGGGGGGCAGGTGAGTTGCTCATCTTCCCAGGTCAGTGACCAAATAGAACTGCTCTGCTCctgctcagcacaccctggtgcTCTCCACGACTGCTCCCAGTCACGGTGCACGTTTTCCAAAGTCCAGGTACCCAAGGATACTCAGCAAGTTAAAGGCAGAATGGAGACTAAACCCTCAGGCCAAAGTTTGCTCCCCAGTTGGGTCCACAGTGCTTCCCTGCGGCCAAGCCAGTTAGCGTCCCTCTGCGTGACTAAGAATGGAATTACCAGTTTAGAAGCCAAGTTGAAGATAACATCTCCAACTCTAGTTCACGGTTTGAAAACTAGAATTCTTTGGAAGTTAATGGGAAACCCAAAATAATGGACTCTGCCCTTCGGATGTTTGCAGAGGCCTTTGAAGTGGTGTCAAATAACTGATAAGTGAAGATCGGGCAGTTAAAAAGCACCCAATGCAGAAGCAGGCCTCAAGGACAATTTACATTTATTTGCTGATGACTCTGGGTAAACATACTTCAAACACAGCAGAAGTTAAAGAGTCTGTCAGGTGAAGCCATTTCCCGCCAGTCGCTGAAGGTGGTCCGTGGAGAGTGACGTGGACATCATCCTCTAGCTGAGGCCCTGGCTCTGGGCAAACAGTGGGTTGGTGGCCCCTGTCCTTCTGGCCTGGATGGGGGCCTCGGAGGAACTACTCCTTGTTCTCATACTTGTGCTTGATGTGTTTCCACAGCTTCTGCATTTTAAAGAGAATGAGCCACAAACTCAGTTTTGCCTCTCCTATTTTACAACTAGTCCCACTGCCCTGGTCTTTAAAACAAGCCTGAGAGAAGCATGTACCATGTCCTGACGGTTTGCAGTGGGCAAACTGGAAGCCGTACCAGGCCTGATGTATATTCCTAACATTTACAGAATGCTCTGATGCTCTCAATCACAGCGGGAAGTCAGTGGGAAGGCATGATCTCCACTTTACAGGAAACTGAGATAGGGAGGTTGAGGGACCTGCCCAAAAGCACACAATTATTAAGTAACAGAGGCTGGAAAATTCTCATTTCTTCAACTCACAGGTATTACTCAAGAGGTCCTAAGTGCATGGTCACCAAATACTTCACATTGagccattttaaaaatttcctcaaaTGCATGGTCCTTGGGTCAGAAACCAGCTGGATTCTCATCCCTCAAAGCACAGAAGATGGGTGGGTTATGACAACGTACAGAGATGCCTTCCCCACACACTGGAAATGACCAGAGGAACTGCTTGCAGATGGAACAGTAGCAGTACTTTCGTGAGGACAGAAAGCTGTCCTGGCCACAAGGAGTACATCAGTGGATGGAGCCTGCCTGGGCTGTAGGGCCAGACAGCTTCAAATTAAAAATGGAGTGAGTGGTGGAATAGGGCTTATCTGTCCATGACTTTCCCCACTATGAGCCACAAATTAATGATATAAAGCATGCAGagcatctagcacagtgcctggcacacagggacTCTAAAAGGtgtcattattctctattctatggtTCCACTTCCTCTTGAGGAATGTAACAAATGCTACTTTTTGAGTGGCACCACCTACCAGGTACTGTGGAACCTTGCCTGCATCTCttataatcctcacaataacttcCTGAGATAGTTAATATTATTATCATATTCATATCACAGATAAAAGTGAagttcagagagattaagaaacttgcccaactTAATGCCACAGTTATTAAGTGATAAGGTCCAGTGTCCCCATCCAGGGCTCTCCGATTTCATACCTTCTCCTACTGTTAACCACTGTTTATACCAGGCTGCCAGCAAGGGAAGACTTTGGAGGCAAAAAGTGCTATATAAAAAGGCAGGCCACTGTCTAAAATGTCCTTTTCGCGACAGTTGCCCGCACAAATCTGCCCTTGAAACCCTCAGACGAGACAGGGGGCCCGGGGTACAGCCCTGGCTTGCCATTGACCTCCTGGTGGTATGGCCCTAACAAGTCCTTTGCCCTCACTAGACTTTAGTTTTTCATTTCTGCAAATGGACACGTGGGTATGTGAGGTGGGAGGCAGTAATACTTACACCCCCTGCAAAATGAGATCTATTGACCTCGTTTAACGTTTTAGAGTTCACACCAGGGAAAACCGACAGACAGCAGCCTACAGACAGAAGACGCCCAGGGTTTACCCCCATGCTCGTAAAGGTAGATTGAGTCCcgccccacctccactcccactGTCACCCCTCAGAGgggcccaaggtcagggatggccCAGGCCCTCACCCCCTGGTTGATGTGTTCGTAGATCGCGTCCGCGCCTTGATCGAAGGCGCGCTCGAAGAACAGGGCGCCCACGGCGATGGTGAGGGCGAAGGTAGACGTTCTGCGGAACAG encodes the following:
- the UQCR10 gene encoding cytochrome b-c1 complex subunit 9 translates to MAAPTLTARLYSLLFRRTSTFALTIAVGALFFERAFDQGADAIYEHINQGKLWKHIKHKYENKE